cctactccacttgtcagccatgctgtggtggcgacccacatataaagtagaggaagactggcatggatgttaactcagggctaatcttcctcaagcaaaagaggaggaagattggcaacagatgttagctcagggtgaatcttccttaccaaaaaacaaacaaacagaccaatggaacagaatcaaaagcccagaaataatcccATGCATACATGGTCAACTGATATTTGCCAGATGAGCCAAAAGTagtcagtggagaaaagacagtctcttcaataaatggtgctgggaaaactcaaTATCCATATGCAAACGAAtaaaactggacccctatctcgCATCAcccacaaaaatttactcaaaaaggGTTAAGGACTTAGaggtaagacccaaaaccataaagctcctagaaaaaaacattggGGAGAAGCCCCTCCACTTTGGTCTTGGTGACGATATTtcaatatgacaccaaaagcacaagcaacaaaaacaaaaattgacaagtAAGACCAcgtcaaactaaaaggcttctgcatagcaaaacaaaataaaaaggcaacctacagaatgggagaaaatatttgcaaaccatctatctgataaggggttactCTGCaaaatataaggaactcatacaactcaatagcaaaaaaacaaacaatctgactttaaaaatgggcagaggacttgaatagacattttaacaaagatgacatacagatggccaacaagtacatgaaaaggtgctcaacatcactaatcagggaaatacaaatcaaaactacgatgagatatcgcctcacacctGTCACAATGGCTAGTCTCAAAAAACAAGACataaatgctggtgaagatgtagaCAAAAGGGAATCCTGgtgtgctgctggtgggaatgtaaattggcgcagccattatggaaaacagtatggagttcctcaaaaaattaagaatagaactgccatatgatccagctatcccacttctggttATATATCCTAACAAGacgaaatcactatctcaaagaggtatctacaatcccatgttcattgcagcattatacgcaatagccaagacacagaaacaacctaactgtccctcaacagatgaacaaagaaaatgtggtacatgtacacaatggaatattattcagccataaaaaaggaaatcttgccttttgcaacaacatggatgaacctggagggcattatgcttgctaagtaaaataagccagagaaagacaaatactgtatgttgTATGATATCAGTAACGtgatgtcttaaaaaaaaacaaaagccaatttcatagaaacaataaaatggtggttgccagcagctgggagaatgaggaaatggggagatacaACTAAAAGTCTGTTACCTTTTGACCTATAAATACAAATTCTGAGGaggatctaacgtacagcatggtgactatagtttacAATATGGTCCTGTATACTCGAAAGTTTCTAGGAGTAGATCTTacgtgttctcaccacacacacacacacacaaaaaaacagttaaccctgtgaggtgatggatgtgttcattatctGATCTTGGCAATCATTCCATAACATACATGTATATTAAACCACCACATTGTAAACCTCAAGTACATACAACTATTTGTCAATAaagttgaagggaaaaaaaccaaagatAGCCTGGGATATCTTTATGGCTATTAGTCCCCATCACTGAAAGGATTCAAGGACAGTATCCAAATGGTCAGCTACTCAGAGGCATGCAAGGGGGCACTGTGCATTTACTAGAAACTAGAGAAAAACTTCCTAAGACCCGATTCTAACCAAGAATTTTCACCCGTTGCCCCAGACAGAGTGTACAGTTTCCTAACGGAGTTCTGGGAGTGTcctatttacaaatgagaaggACGAGCCGTCTAACTTCCCGAGACACAGTCACCTTCCCTCCCCTGCATCCCAATATTTTCCAATACAACCCACATCTGATATGCAGGAAAACATCACCATTAGCCTCTGCAGGGACGCAGTAACCCTGGACTTGCTGACACAACagttaacaaaaataatcaacCAACCAACATATATATATTCTGCTTTGAGCACCTACAAAGTTGCTTAAATCAGGGTCCCTGCCATCAGTGGACTTAAGGTCAGGTTGGAAAGTTGAGACTTACACACAGGAGCATACAATGAATCAGGGGCAGATGGCAAGTGATATATGCGAGGTACCAGCAATAGGATAACAGGagttcagaaaggaaagagctcAGTTGCTACTTAGTTGGTCAAAGGATTCAGAGAGAAGGTAGTTTGAGCCTGCTGCCAGGACCGCCATAGACTTTAGCTAGAGGCAAAGGGCCTGCCTCGAACAAAGTCAAAGAGGTGAGGAAGCACTTGGCATGTTCCACAGGCACTTACTGGTCCCGGCTAACGGAAGTGGAGGGTTCAcaagggaggcagcaggggatGGGACAGCCGGTGGCATAAAAGCAATATCACGAGAAAGGCAGGCATCACCCTTCCCTGGATGCTTCCAGATGCAGAGTGCCAGAGACCCCTCAAGGTTAGGGAAGTCGCCACAAAATCAGCTGTATTACCTTCTCAAAAAATGACATCAGGACCCCTTGGGAGATTCTGAACCCAGGCGATTCCACTGAACTTGGAATCCCGGGTTAGGGGTGCAAACAACCCATAATCTCATGAATCACTGAGCACCCCCTACCACCTGAAACTCTAATGCCTGGTCCTACAGCAAACCAGGAGattgatggaaaaagaaaaggagaaacagttGACAAAGAACCAGGTGACAATGCAGATAATAAACAAGGGTCATTAggggaaaagacagaaatttgcCCCAGAGCAACTTTGCCTGAACCGTCCAGTGGAAGGAAAACCTCCGGATCTTCACCAATGCTTACAATCCCTAAGGAGAGCTCCTTTGCTCCAAGTCCTAGTTTACAGCATCCCTGCGAAGGCCAATGCTGACGTCTTCCTGCAAATCAGTGTggaagtttttatcatgaaattcaGAAACAATCAGCCCACTTGTCTGCATCTTCCCAGAGCCACACACCCCCTCTTCCACATGGGAGCTCCTCAGGAGACAGGGCGCAGGGCAGCCTTTCAGGTCTGAAATCTGTCTGGACTAAGTCCAGAAAGATAACTCCAAGTCATTTCAACCCAATGACTGTCTGCTGATCAAGGTGAGGCAACAGTAAGTTCATGGTCCTTCCAAATGCTTCCAGCCTGCCTCTGCCAGCATTGTCCTGACCCTGCGGATGGGACACTGCTGGCAGCGCTGCCCAAGACAGGAAAGGCTGAGCTGACATATGTCCTCCCCCTTTCAAATTTCATGAATGTATAGAATGTTAGAACTGGCAGGTCTTTAGCGACCACCAATCCACTCCTTTCCATTTCaccagataaggaaattgagacccagagagggtcATACTCGCCCCAGGTTACACAGCTGGGTGTCACAGGCGGTCTCCATCGCTGCCTCGGACTCCCAGCCTCGGTGCTTTCCCGAGGTCACACTGACATCTCACCGCCTCCTGCAACCTGGATAGCCTGCTAAAGCTGCCACCCTTTGTCTATTTTCCATTTGTTATAGACAGAACCACCGGCATTTTCTGGCACTTACTGTCTGCCAGGCTTCCAGAAGGGCTCTCTGTAAATTAATTCATTGACTCCTCACAAGGACCGGAGGGGGCAGGTCACAATGGTAAACCTCAGGTAGAGAGAGGCACTCAGAGCCAGGGCTTCCAGCgagacagtctggctccagtgTCCCCACTCTTAACCAGCCTATTAGAGTCCAGGAAAGATAATTCCTTTGAGTTATAAGCGACAGAAGAGCAAGAGCAAGCCTTCAGCACAAGGGCATGGCCGCTAGTGTCCAATGATGAATTTAAGAGCTCAACCATAAATTTCATTGATATGCGCAACATCTTCACCATCTGTTGATTAAGTCAAGAGGATGTATTTATGAAGGAAATAAGgcatattaacattttaaacattttttaaagggcaAAATGCTCATGCGCCCACCACTCAAAGCCTGCCCCTGGAAACAGGGAGGACGTACGTGAGGGCGGGGCTGAGGAGGGTCTCTTCCGGATGCACTGGTGAAGCCAGTGAAGGCATCGCTGCCCACCTCCACCTGTGCTGGCCCCACTCGCGGGTACAAGAGGGGCTCTTCTGCTATTGGAGAAACATTACTTTCACAGTAACTTTCCACAGAAATCAAAcctcaaattaataaatttaggaagagATTAAGAGAAAACACctctgaaaatgaataaaaacacatttttgatGTGTTCGAAACCAAGAGCACCAGAACAAACGCCCAATATTcgattattttttcactttccctCATATTAAAAATGTCAGATCTCATTATCTTGGTTATTCAGGAGAAGAAGTCCAGGAGCAATGATGGTAGAAATAAGTTACAATTGTGCCTAAGAtcaaatttcaagagaaaaatcacagtcAACCGAGAAGATCCACCGTCAAAGCTCCGTGACTTATTTACCAGCCAGATGTCCCAGCCTCGAGTGTGCAGAAGCCCACTGTGCAAATGCAACAAAACGTAAAAACTCTAAAGCCAGAAAGAGAATGCCTTAGACACGAAATCCACAGTCCAGAGAAGTAAAGCAAAGACCAGCGCCAGGCACATGGGAGGCCCCCAACAGATATGTGTTCAGTGaccataaaggaagaaaatacggAGAGGAGCATGAGAGAGGCTGTCAAAACAGGGGAACAGCAGAATGACGCTGCTCTGAGCTTTTGAGCACTTTTTAATaccagaacaacaacaaaagaatgaaggATTAGAGAGGCTGGAAAGTGACAGAATCTCACCCAATCGGGGCAAAATGCTCCGTGGTATAGGACCTGACCTGCCCTGCTTAAGCAAGAAAATATCTCTAAGTCCAGCTTTGTCCAGGTAAGGGATCTGGACTCAAGCCCTACAGGGTGGCATAATGTTTACAGTACAACTCTAACAGGGCAAAATTCCCTGAATTTGGTGCATCTCAAATACAACACTTTTTAATTTAGAACTCTCAATAGGAGTTCCCCAGCTTAACCCACCACTTCATAACAAACCTTATTTAAAGTCACAGGGAAAAAATATCCCATAGCTTCTCTGTTCCACTAAATCAACATAAATACAAATGTAATTAGACAAGACCTACATAAACCAGATCTCTCATATCTGATCAGTAAATTAAAGTCTAATAAAATTACAGTCAGCCTAGGGGTTTGAAAGCAATCTGGGCTCTGTGCAGTACCATCCTAGCCAGGCCCCAAGCATAAAGCATTTTCCAACATTTATATCATTAATCTTTTTTCTGGGGAGTCAGCACTTGGTCAAAAACTCTGACAGGACTTGAAGTTAGAGCTTAAGTACCAAAATAGTGGTTGCCAATTTTGTATAGAACACTCAATATAAAAGTAGTATTATATCCCACTATTTGTTAATACTTGCTTAgaacatttccttttctcacaTGGCATGTATTAAAGGAGGTCATGTATCAGAGCTCACCTGAAATTCCTGCCCAATTTAAGTTTTAGCCACAAGAGTAGCTTCTTATAAGAGCACAAGAGAATATTCCAGATTCTTCTACAGTATTCATGTGATTTTAAAAAGGTGTGAAACTCAACTGTGGCCTCTGATAAAATAACACAGAGCCTTAGTTACCAACTgccattttcctctttccccttaAGTGTTTCTAAACTGCTTAAAGGGCAGGACAGGTGCTTCAAAGGCAAGCCTAACGACACACCTGTTACATAACCTGTTCTTGGCCGGCCAGGTTCTGTGGTTTTGATAAGGAAGAAAACACAGTCAAAAGCAGGACAGACACGGATTCTCTGTTCTCAGTTCTCCCATTAGCCAGGGCATTCATCTGAGTCACACACCCAATAgctggctctgtgcctcagtttccccaactacAAACTATGAGGTCTGAAGATATCCAAATTCCTATTTGACCAAAGTTCATGACCACAATAATCACATAGAAAACCCACATCACAACATTACATTGAAATACTAAGTTgtattaaaaaattctgaagGCTTTTGcagtattcatttctttttctgtaaatactCCAAAGGGGTTAGCTTGGCCATCAAGCAAGATTAGGCAGATACTCGTGTGCCTGAAGAACGTGTCTATAAAAACCCAGGACAGACATACAGAAACCTCCCCGGTGACATTATTATCACTCCGCTTGGATTCTCCTGTGCAAAGAGCAACCTGCAGAACCAACAAGGACAGGTCTTTGATTTCGTTTTTGTGAAAATAGGACTGTGCTTCCCCCGACAGCTTCAGGGCCTAGGAACACAAGACGACAAAGCTTCAGAAAACCCGGGACCCCAAAGGATGGATTCTTTCCAAACGTTTTTCACCTTTCTTACCCAAGCGGCGCGGCCTGGTGGTACACCTCCATGACCCTGGGCCTGCGGAGATTTGGGGAGACCCAGGCAGGGGTCAAAGAGGGAGAAGGTGCACACACAGATGTCGCTGCCTTTCCTCCACCCACCCGGCAGTAACCAATAGAGGGGACGCCTGGCCTCCTAGGCAGGGAGATGGATTCTCTCCTGAAAATCTAACTGGTGTCCGGGAAACCGGAGCTGGGTTTCCAAGGCGGCCTGAGCGCCCAGCTCCCACACAGCCCTCCACAGGTGAGGATGGCGTCTTGGCCCAGCACAGGCATCCTTATCACACGTGGGAACTCCAAACACAGGAAGGTTGGGGTACCATCACCCACCCCCCCGCTATTCAAGGAGCAAACAAAGCCATAAAATAAGCATAAGGAATTCCGACAGAATTTTGACCGCCAACCGAGATATCTATAGATGCCTTTCGAAACACAGCAAATGTTTGCGCACGAAAGAAACATTAGCGCTCCCGTCCAGAGCTCGCGCTTGGTCAGCTCTCCAGTGACCCGGCCGCGCCACGCACCCTCACCCCGGAGCCGAGGCACCGACGGAGAGCGGAGATCTCAGTTCTGCAGGCTCTCCCTTCTCCCCGCAAGAGCGGCGCGGTGGGAGGGTGCTTCCACGCGCCCATCCCGGGTCGCCGAAGCGGCGGCCGCCGCCTCCTCGGTGCGCCCCGCAGCTGCCGCCGCGCCAGGCAGCGCAGCCGCGTGCACTTGTTGCCGTCCCCGGGGAGCGGGAGGGGCGCCCTCCCTCTCGCCGCCGGGCCCGCCCGGCACCCTCTCCAGCTCTGCGGGCCGCGCGGCCCCGGGACCGGCGAGAGGAGCTCGGCGAGCGCGCACCCCGGGAGGCAGCCGCACTGTCCCCCCCGGGCTGCGGGGCGACGCGGGCGCAGAGCCCCCGAGAGCACTCACCTGCGGCCGTGGCCCCGCAGCCTCCAGCCCAGCGAGGCGCGGCCCCCCTGCCCGGCCGCCCGGAGCCGGGACGGCTCTCCCGCAGCTGCCAACGCCCGGCAGGCGGGCGGGGCGGCGCTCGGGCCCCAGGGCTGCGCCGCGGCGGGGCCGCCCTCCTGCGCGCCTGCCGGCTGCCGCTGGCTCCGCGCCGGCCCCTCCCGGCCCCTCCCGGCCGCATCACATGGCCCGCCCGCCGGCGGCTCCGGGAGGAAACCCGaggcgcccgcccgcccgcccctcGCTCCCCTCCCTCCGCGGGCGGCCGGCT
This region of Equus quagga isolate Etosha38 chromosome 7, UCLA_HA_Equagga_1.0, whole genome shotgun sequence genomic DNA includes:
- the LOC124242656 gene encoding translation initiation factor IF-2-like; the encoded protein is MTLGLRRFGETQAGVKEGEERRGGRVLPRAHPGSPKRRPPPPRCAPQLPPRQAAQPRALVAVPGEREGRPPSRRRARPAPSPALRAARPRDRREELGERAPREAAALSPPGCGATRAQSPREHSPAAVAPQPPAQRGAAPLPGRPEPGRLSRSCQRPAGGRGGARAPGLRRGGAALLRACRLPLAPRRPLPAPPGRITWPARRRLREETRGARPPAPRSPPSAGGRLAPTPGTGRRAPEEAGLRPGARGLARAPPEEGAVRGSGEAQAVLLPKPPTCGPNRAPVCLTRRQTPCPSEAERLARSLEPRSAAGGSLEGSVVHRLARKQPVRAPNLRERLSSTRRACPVSADHGPKPRSLSLAQAFRKHTPDPGSSFNSQITDLTFLAITLSLRFVFPAKTCHPKTRTGV